From Miscanthus floridulus cultivar M001 unplaced genomic scaffold, ASM1932011v1 fs_892_1_2, whole genome shotgun sequence, the proteins below share one genomic window:
- the LOC136533459 gene encoding very-long-chain aldehyde decarbonylase GL1-5-like: protein MATNPGLFTEWPWKKLGNFKYLLLAPWVAHGVYLAATKGWKAADLGYIAIFPLLLLRMLHNQVWITVSRLQNARSRRQIVDRGIEFEQVDRERNWDDQILLSGILLYLGAMYLPGGQHLPLWRADGAVLIALLHAGPVELIYYLFHRALHHHFLYTRYHSHHHASIVTEPITSVIHPFAELVAYELLFGIPLIVCTLNGTASILAFEIYVIYIDFMNNMGHCNFELVPNWLFKWFPPLKYLMYTPSFHSLHHTQFRTNYSLFMPFYDYIYNTMDKSSDTLYEKSLKGKEETVDVVHLTHLTSLHSIYHMRPGFAEYASRPYASRWYVRMMWPMSWLSMVLTWTYGSSFTVERTVMKKLKMQSWAIPRYSFHYGFTWEKEAINSLVEKAICEADKQGAKVVSLGLFNQAHNLNGNGKLYLQKYPKLGVRLVDGTSLAAAVVMNSVPQGTDQVVLAGNISKVARAVAAALCRKNIKVVMTNKQDYHFLKPNMAEDAAENLLFSKTTTAKVWLIGEGLDASEQFKAQKGTQFIPYSQFPPRMARKDTCTYSLTPAMAVPKTLQNVHSCENWLPRRVMSAWRIAGMVHALEGWNEHECGDIVLDMEKVWSGALVHGFRPVAQV, encoded by the exons ATGGCGACGAACCCCGGCCTCTTCACCGAGTGGCCATGGAAGAAGCTCGGCAACTTCAAG TACCTGCTGCTGGCGCCGTGGGTGGCGCACGGCGTCTACCTCGCGGCAACCAAGGGGTGGAAGGCGGCCGACCTGGGGTACATCGCCATCTTCCCGTTGCTGCTCCTCCGGATGCTCCACAACCAGGTGTGGATCACCGTCTCGCGGCTCCAGAACGCGCGCAGCCGGCGGCAGATCGTGGACCGCGGCATCGAGTTCGAGCAGGTGGACCGCGAGCGCAACTGGGACGACCAGATCCTCCTCAGCGGCATCCTCCTGTACCTGGGCGCCATGTACCTGCCCGGCGGGCAGCACCTGCCGCTGTGGCGCGCGGACGGCGCCGTGCTCATCGCGCTGCTGCACGCCGGCCCCGTCGAGCTCATCTACTACTTGTTCCACCGCGCGCTGCACCACCACTTCCTCTACACCCGCTACCACTCCCACCACCACGCCTCCATCGTCACCGAGCCAATCACCT CCGTCATCCATCCATTTGCTGAGCTCGTGGCATATGAACTACTGTTCGGGATCCCATTGATTGTGTGCACCTTGAATGGAACTGCTTCCATTCTTGCATTTGAGATCTATGTGATCTACATCGACTTCATGAACAACATGGGTCACTGCAACTTTGAATTGGTACCCAATTGGCTCTTCAAATGGTTCCCTCCTCTCAAGTATCTCATGTACACACCCTC GTTTCATTCTCTTCACCACACTCAGTTCAGGACAAACTACTCCTTGTTCATGCCATTCTATGACTACATATATAACACCATGGACAAGTCATCAGATACGTTGTATGAGAAGTCACTCAAGGGCAAAGAAGAAACAGTAGATGTGGTTCATCTTACCCATCTTACTAGCCTGCACTCCATCTATCATATGAGGCCCGGGTTTGCAGAATACGCTTCTAGACCTTACGCTTCCAGGTGGTATGTGCGGATGATGTGGCCCATGTCATGGCTTTCCATGGTTCTGACATGGACATACGGTTCTTCATTTACTGTTGAGAGGACCGTCATGAAGAAACTCAAAATGCAATCATGGGCCATCCCAAGATACAGTTTCCAT TATGGATTCACTTGGGAGAAGGAAGCAATCAATAGCCTGGTTGAGAAGGCGATATGTGAAGCTGACAAGCAAGGAGCTAAAGTTGTTAGCCTCGGACTCTTTAATCAG GCACATAACCTCAATGGAAATGGAAAACTTTATCTTCAGAAGTACCCAAAGTTGGGGGTAAGACTCGTAGATGGCACCAGCTTAGCTGCTGCAGTGGTTATGAATAGTGTTCCTCAAGGCACAGATCAAGTTGTTCTCGCAGGAAATATTTCAAAAGTTGCTCGTGCTGTTGCTGCAGCGTTATGTAGGAAGAACATCAAG GTAGTAATGACCAACAAGCAGGATTATCATTTCCTTAAGCCCAACATGGCAGAAGATGCAGCTGAGAACCTTTTGTTTTCAAAGACAACTACTGCAAAG GTGTGGTTAATTGGGGAAGGTCTAGATGCTTCTGAGCAGTTTAAGGCACAGAAAGGGACCCAGTTTATCCCATATTCACAGTTTCCACCAAGAATGGCACGCAAGGACACCTGCACCTACTCGCTAACTCCTGCAATGGCTGTGCCTAAAACACTACAGAATGTGCACTCCTGTGAG AATTGGCTGCCAAGGAGGGTCATGAGTGCATGGCGCATTGCTGGAATGGTTCATGCATTGGAGGGATGGAACGAGCATGAGTGTGGGGACATCGTGCTAGACATGGAGAAAGTGTGGTCTGGTGCTCTTGTGCATGGATTCCGCCCTGTGGCTCAAGTTTGA